In Desulfobacter hydrogenophilus, the genomic stretch AGACACCTTCCCGGCAGCAATTTGTGCAAGTTCTACAAACAGTTCCCGGGCGTCTGCCAGATCTTTTTTATCCGGGTGTTTGGCTGCCTCTTCAAGCCTGGCCCTGCGTTCCGGTGTCATGCTGTGATGGGGATCGTCTTTCATCTTTGTTTCCATCATTTTAATCAGGGCCGGGTCCACCTTGCCCTGGCATAAAAATTCCCCCAGGATTTCATTACCCTGGACAAGCTCCCTTGCTTTTTTCAGGCACTGTTTGGCATGATCAGAGTCGGGATAGGCGCCCAGGGTGCCGAACAGTCCGATTTTTTTACCTTTTACTGTTTCCATGTATCTGGCTGAACTGGCATTAGCCGTCCCCTTATCCACCCAGAAGCCCAGGGCTAAAAAATCATAGTCTGACGGGTCCGGAGCGTCTTTGGCGGAAAAGATATCTTTAGGTTCGGGTAGGGCATCATATATTTCCCTGGCAACCTTTTGGGTGTTGCCGGTTCTGCTGGAGTAAACAACTAGGGATTTCATAATTTTTTCTCCTTACGAAGTGGTGCTTATTTCTTTATAATAGTCAATCATGCCCTGGGCCAGGTTGGTCTGCCAGAATTGTCCGGCCAGGGTCAGGGTGATCCATCCTTGCTCCCGTGTGATGAGTCCAGCGCTTTCCCACTGGTCCGTCAGGGGGGCAAAAATGGTTTCAAGGTCCAGTCCCAAGGTTTTTCCGGCACCCCGCAGGTCCATATATCCCAATTCCAGACTGCCTGAAATCAGGCGGGTCAGGTTGTCATGGGCAGGCGGAGTCATGATGCGTGTCACGGGCTTGATTTTCCCTGCTGTTTCAAGGTAGGTATCAAGATTTCCGTCCAGAAAAATCATGTGTCCGTTTACACTGCCGCCTGCCCCGGAGCCATAGGCCAGGCAGTCTGTCTTTTCCTTCATGGCCAGGTTATAGATATTTCGTTCCCGAAATTTTCGACCCCAGTGGCTGATGGACAGCCTCCGGTATCTGGCCTGGGTCATACGCGTCACGCCGCTTTCAAACATCAACGCCCGCTGGGCCTGGTCCGCCAGGGTTTTGAACCGTCCCGACCTGGCGGCCTTGTCAAGTCTGCCGCCGGGGAAACGAATAAGCTGATACAAGTCCACACCGTCCAGCTCTATATCCAGCAAGATGTCAATGTCTTTTTCCCAGATCGCCATGGTCTGATCGGGCAGCCCGAAAATCAGATCAATGATGATGGCGGCATGGTTGGTTTGTTTAAGGCGTAAAAGGCTTTCTATGACGGTTTGTCTGTCTGCCAAACGGCCTAAGCTTGTCCGGATATCGGTATCAAAGCTCTGGACCCCAAGGGAAAATCGGTTAGCCCCAGCTTTAATGCAGGCTTGAATTTTTTCATCCGTAAGGTCATTGATCCTGCCTTCAACGGTGATTTCGCAGTCATTGGCCAGGGGCAGACAGCGGCGCACGGTGTCAAGCACCTGTCTTAAATCATCACTGTCAAGGGCTGTGGGCGTGCCGCCGCCCAGATAAACGGCATTCACCGGGTGGCTTTGTACCAGGTCCAGATCCTGGTCCGCCTCAAGTTCCCGAATCAGGGCTTTGGCATAGGCATGCATGGTCTCTTTTTGGGCCGGGTTGGTAAAAAAACCGCAATAAAGGCAGTGAGTGCTGCAGAAGGGAATGTGGATATATGCACAGGTTTTATCCCGGCGTTGTGTCGTTGAAAGGGTGTGCCATACCCCGGCAGTCTTTTCCTGTGGCACAGGCGTGCTCCCAAGCCCTGCATGCACCACGGTTTTTTTCTTAAATGCGCCGGTGAGCGGGTTATCGGAGATTTCGGCAAAATAATGGCGGTCAAAAGAGCTGTCGCCAAAGGTCTCCAGCAGTTTGAGTTTTGCGTTGGCATTCTGCCGAGCGGTGCTGATTTTTTGTTTCATGGTTAAGATAAAAACTCCTTTTCCGGGGTGTGGTTGAAAGGAAGATTGCTCCAATTGTTCTTCTTGGTTTTGAAAGTCATGTATAGCAAACTATATATGATGTCAAGTTGGTTTTGTTGTTTGGGCGGGCTGCTCACGATAAAATCATTTTTTGAGGGTTTCCGGAGAAAAAGACACAAATTTACCGTCAGGCCGGAGATACTGAACACTGACAATTCGGATTAATTGTTT encodes the following:
- the hutW gene encoding heme anaerobic degradation radical SAM methyltransferase ChuW/HutW, with product MKQKISTARQNANAKLKLLETFGDSSFDRHYFAEISDNPLTGAFKKKTVVHAGLGSTPVPQEKTAGVWHTLSTTQRRDKTCAYIHIPFCSTHCLYCGFFTNPAQKETMHAYAKALIRELEADQDLDLVQSHPVNAVYLGGGTPTALDSDDLRQVLDTVRRCLPLANDCEITVEGRINDLTDEKIQACIKAGANRFSLGVQSFDTDIRTSLGRLADRQTVIESLLRLKQTNHAAIIIDLIFGLPDQTMAIWEKDIDILLDIELDGVDLYQLIRFPGGRLDKAARSGRFKTLADQAQRALMFESGVTRMTQARYRRLSISHWGRKFRERNIYNLAMKEKTDCLAYGSGAGGSVNGHMIFLDGNLDTYLETAGKIKPVTRIMTPPAHDNLTRLISGSLELGYMDLRGAGKTLGLDLETIFAPLTDQWESAGLITREQGWITLTLAGQFWQTNLAQGMIDYYKEISTTS
- a CDS encoding flavodoxin family protein, producing MKSLVVYSSRTGNTQKVAREIYDALPEPKDIFSAKDAPDPSDYDFLALGFWVDKGTANASSARYMETVKGKKIGLFGTLGAYPDSDHAKQCLKKARELVQGNEILGEFLCQGKVDPALIKMMETKMKDDPHHSMTPERRARLEEAAKHPDKKDLADARELFVELAQIAAGKVSA